One segment of Belonocnema kinseyi isolate 2016_QV_RU_SX_M_011 chromosome 7, B_treatae_v1, whole genome shotgun sequence DNA contains the following:
- the LOC117176835 gene encoding methyl farnesoate epoxidase-like isoform X1 has protein sequence MLFLIVCCVVLIIGIICFSLGHDSNFPPGPRGLPILGNIVDLLILLKKTGFFAGVFSELAEIYGPIVGLRLGPMNTFIVVSGREAVSEMLRHREFDGRPDSFSYRFRTMGERRGIIFNDGRVCENNRRFALKHLKELGFGKKTMEDIILENALSLIQTIEKKAKDGLIEDFTHMSSIAILNNTWSFIAGSKFSEEDSKVRDVLEMLNNNTKQSSLTWFCLDYLPFLRYIIPGYSGYSEFIERHSRIWIYFLDEILKHKITRIDGVSRDLIDSYLGEIDKQKNEYTSLLNEEELVALMKDFFAAGVETTNNSFGFIILYITIRKDVQKKLHQEIDEVIGKDSLPSLVFKGKLSYTNATIAEVLRMRIWPVFTWMRNIGEILKYFDLKDLSMKRENL, from the exons atgttgTTTCTTATTGTGTGCTGTGTGGTATTAATTATtggaataatttgtttttctctagGTCATGATTCAAATTTCCCTCCAg gaCCAAGAGGTTTGCCAATTCTAGGCAATATTGTAGATTTATTAATTCTTCtcaaaaaaactggattttttgcCGGAGTTTTTTCTGAATTAGCTGAAATTTATGGGCCAATTGTCGGATTGCGTTTGGGGCCAATGAATACATTTATTGTTGTTTCTGGAAGGGAGGCAGTTTCAGAAATGTTACGACATCGAGAATTTGATGGTAGACCAGATAGTTTTTCTTATAGATTCAGAACGATGGGTGAGAGAAGGGGGATTATTTTTAACGACGGACGTGTTTGTGAAAATAATAGAAg GTTTGCTCTAAAGCACTTGAAGGAACTCGGATTCGGAAAAAAGACAATGGAagatataattttggaaaatgctCTTTCGTTGatacaaacaattgaaaagaAAGCAAAAGATGGTCTAATTGAAGATTTTACTCACATGTCTTCTATCGCTATTTTGAACAATACCTGGTCCTTTATAGCAGGCTCCAA atttagtGAGGAGGATTCGAAAGTTCGCGATGTTCTGGAGATGCTGAATAATAATACGAAACAGAGCAGTTTAACGTGGTTCTGTTTGGACTATTTGCCTTTTTTAAGATACATTATTCCAGGATACAGTGGCTATTCAGAATTCATAGAGCGACATTCACGTATTtggatatattttttg GATGAAATTCTAAAACACAAAATCACAAGAATCGATGGTGTTTCTAGAGATCTGATTGACTCATATCTCGGGgaaattgataaacaaaaaaatgaatatacatCTCTTTTAAATG AGGAAGAACTCGTTGCCcttatgaaagatttttttgcGGCTGGAGTGGAAACAACCAATAATAGCTTCggatttataattctttatatcaCAATAAGAAAAGATGTACAAAAAAAGTTACATCAAGAAATTGATGAGGTGATTGGAAAAGATTCATTGCCTTCTCTTGTCTTCAAAGGCAA gtTATCATACACGAATGCAACTATTGCTGAAGTTTTAAGAATG CGAATTTGGCCAGTGTTCACATGGATGAGAAATATTGGGGagatcctaaaatatttcgacctGAAAGATTTATCAATGAAAAGGGAGAATTTGTAG
- the LOC117177356 gene encoding facilitated trehalose transporter Tret1-like: MKNAAIVEKAYVSKGGTLLQYAAAISASLTMAGTATCIAWSTAAIPHLKSEKSKIPISDIQGSLIASLNYVGMIVGFTFSPFLMDRLGRKYSLLLVGLSQVAGWTLINLSKSVHGLYIARIISGISDFSFIVAMIYAGEIADKKIRGTLSSIQILSFSLGIFYMITIGAFLPYETMNKLGFIIPSIFFLTILFMPESPYFYLIQGRDEEAMKTLMKLRNTNNKEDVKLDLERMKKAVLESQENKKSSFRELYSVRGTRRSLIALMCLKITKQLSGITAIVVYGQEILNKSEFYLGSEYSIVILTAGKVIAGLIATSLIDILGRKSILLFSALGTSVALIAVGVFFFLKMYLGIDVSSITWLPFAGLMTHVITFSIGLAHVPAVFVGEVFSIKVKVLAAAIALTAEAFVGFIVILGFAPMSKIVGIYGTFWFFAIMCILGPIVSNCIVPETKGKYLEDIQAILNIKKKKKSNETVSKPLLV, encoded by the exons aTGAAAAATGCAGCAATCGTGGAAAAAGCATATGTATCAAAAGGAGGAACACTTCTTCAGTATGCAGCCGCTATAAGTG ccTCCCTGACGATGGCTGGAACAGCAACTTGCATTGCTTGGTCAACAGCAGCCATCCCTCATCTCAAgagtgaaaaatctaaaattcccaTATCAGACATCCAAGGATCCCTCATAGCATCATTAAATTATGTCGGAATGATAGTGGGTTTTACATTCAGCCCTTTTCTGATGGACCGACTAGGTAGAAAATATAGTCTCCTTTTAGTGGGATTATCTCAAGTAGCTGGCTGGACTCTAATAAACCTCTCGAAATCAGTTCATGGTCTCTACATTGCCCGAATCATATCTGGAATCAGCGACTTCAGTTTCATCGTCGCCATGATTTACGCAGGAGAAATTGCCGACAAAAAAATCAGAGGAACCCTCTCTTCCATCCAGATCTTATCTTTCTCTCTGGGAATTTTTTACATGATAACAATCGGTGCTTTCCTTCCCTATGAAACAATGAACAAATTGGGATTTATCATCccctcaattttttttctaacaattttatttatgccaGAAAGTCCATATTTTTATCTTATCCAAGGCCGAGATGAGGAGGCTATGAAAACTCTAATGAAGCTGAGAAATACCAATAATAAAGAAGATGTAAAACTCGATTTGGAAAGAATGAAAAAAGCTGTTTTGGAAagccaagagaataaaaaaagcaGTTTTCGAGAACTTTACAGCGTCAGGGGTACACGCAGAAGTTTGATTGCGTTAATGTGTCTGAAGATTACAAAACAGCTTTCAGGAATTACAGCTATTGTTGTGTAtggtcaagaaattttaaataaatcggAATTTTATTTGGGATCAGAATATTCGATAGTGATCCTAACAGCGGGAAAAGTAATTGCTGGATTGATAGCAACGAGTTTGATAGACATTCTTGGAAGGAAGAGTATTCTCCTTTTTTCTGCATTAGGGACTTCAGTGGCTTTAATTGCAGTtggagttttttttttcttaaaaatgtacctGGGGATTGATGTAAGCTCCATTACTTGGCTGCCATTTGCAGGTCTAATGACCCATGTGATTACATTTAGTATAGGATTGGCTCACGTCCCGGCTGTATTCGTTGGagaagttttttcaataaaggtCAAAGTTCTAGCGGCTGCGATTGCCTTGACTGCAGAAGCATTTGTCGGATTTATTGTAATTCTTGGATTCGCACCAATGAGTAAAATTGTTGGAATTTATGGGACTTTCTGGTTTTTTGCTATTATGTGTATTTTGGGCCCTATCGTCAGCAACTGTATTGTGCCAGAAACCAAAGGAAAGTATTTAGAAGATATACaagcaattttaaatatcaagaaaaagaaaaagtcgAACGAGACTGTTTCGAAACCTTTATTGGTGTAA
- the LOC117176835 gene encoding methyl farnesoate epoxidase-like isoform X2, whose translation MLFLIVCCVVLIIGIICFSLGHDSNFPPGPRGLPILGNIVDLLILLKKTGFFAGVFSELAEIYGPIVGLRLGPMNTFIVVSGREAVSEMLRHREFDGRPDSFSYRFRTMGERRGIIFNDGRVCENNRRFALKHLKELGFGKKTMEDIILENALSLIQTIEKKAKDGLIEDFTHMSSIAILNNTWSFIAGSKFSEEDSKVRDVLEMLNNNTKQSSLTWFCLDYLPFLRYIIPGYSGYSEFIERHSRIWIYFLDEILKHKITRIDGVSRDLIDSYLGEIDKQKNEYTSLLNEEELVALMKDFFAAGVETTNNSFGFIILYITIRKDVQKKLHQEIDEVIGKDSLPSLVFKGYHTRMQLLLKF comes from the exons atgttgTTTCTTATTGTGTGCTGTGTGGTATTAATTATtggaataatttgtttttctctagGTCATGATTCAAATTTCCCTCCAg gaCCAAGAGGTTTGCCAATTCTAGGCAATATTGTAGATTTATTAATTCTTCtcaaaaaaactggattttttgcCGGAGTTTTTTCTGAATTAGCTGAAATTTATGGGCCAATTGTCGGATTGCGTTTGGGGCCAATGAATACATTTATTGTTGTTTCTGGAAGGGAGGCAGTTTCAGAAATGTTACGACATCGAGAATTTGATGGTAGACCAGATAGTTTTTCTTATAGATTCAGAACGATGGGTGAGAGAAGGGGGATTATTTTTAACGACGGACGTGTTTGTGAAAATAATAGAAg GTTTGCTCTAAAGCACTTGAAGGAACTCGGATTCGGAAAAAAGACAATGGAagatataattttggaaaatgctCTTTCGTTGatacaaacaattgaaaagaAAGCAAAAGATGGTCTAATTGAAGATTTTACTCACATGTCTTCTATCGCTATTTTGAACAATACCTGGTCCTTTATAGCAGGCTCCAA atttagtGAGGAGGATTCGAAAGTTCGCGATGTTCTGGAGATGCTGAATAATAATACGAAACAGAGCAGTTTAACGTGGTTCTGTTTGGACTATTTGCCTTTTTTAAGATACATTATTCCAGGATACAGTGGCTATTCAGAATTCATAGAGCGACATTCACGTATTtggatatattttttg GATGAAATTCTAAAACACAAAATCACAAGAATCGATGGTGTTTCTAGAGATCTGATTGACTCATATCTCGGGgaaattgataaacaaaaaaatgaatatacatCTCTTTTAAATG AGGAAGAACTCGTTGCCcttatgaaagatttttttgcGGCTGGAGTGGAAACAACCAATAATAGCTTCggatttataattctttatatcaCAATAAGAAAAGATGTACAAAAAAAGTTACATCAAGAAATTGATGAGGTGATTGGAAAAGATTCATTGCCTTCTCTTGTCTTCAAAG gtTATCATACACGAATGCAACTATTGCTGAAGTTTTAA